In Ectothiorhodospira sp. BSL-9, a single window of DNA contains:
- the queG gene encoding tRNA epoxyqueuosine(34) reductase QueG, which yields MPLPPHISPQSLATQIRNWGRAMGFDAVGISDTDLGEHETHLINWLEQGRHGTMEYMERHGTLRSRPEELVPGTLRIISVRMQYLPARARDAWEVLERPEAAFITRYALGRDYHKLMRRRLQTLASHIEETIGPFGYRAFVDSAPVLEKALAEKAGLGWIGKHTNLLSREAGSWFFLGELYTDLPLPVDPPGSEHCGRCRACMDVCPTGAIVAPFELDARLCISYLTIEHAGSIPEPLRPLLGNRIYGCDDCQLVCPWNRRAALGVEPDFEARHGLDDVSLVDLFAWDEATFLKRTEGSAIRRIGHERWLRNLAVALGNAAPSGEVVTALEARAGHPSERVREHVRWALERQTK from the coding sequence ATGCCCCTGCCCCCTCATATCTCCCCCCAGAGCCTCGCCACTCAGATCAGGAACTGGGGCCGGGCGATGGGCTTCGATGCCGTGGGCATCAGTGACACGGATCTGGGTGAACACGAAACGCACCTGATCAACTGGCTCGAACAGGGCCGTCACGGCACCATGGAGTACATGGAGCGCCACGGGACCCTGCGTTCGCGCCCTGAGGAACTGGTGCCGGGTACCCTGCGCATCATCTCGGTACGCATGCAGTATCTGCCGGCCCGGGCCCGGGATGCCTGGGAGGTGCTGGAACGGCCGGAGGCGGCCTTCATCACCCGTTATGCCCTGGGGCGGGATTATCACAAGCTGATGCGCCGGCGTCTGCAGACGCTCGCCTCGCATATTGAAGAAACCATCGGCCCCTTTGGTTACCGGGCCTTCGTGGACAGTGCCCCGGTGCTGGAGAAGGCCCTGGCCGAGAAGGCCGGCCTGGGATGGATCGGCAAGCACACCAACCTGCTCAGTCGCGAGGCGGGCTCCTGGTTCTTCCTGGGGGAACTCTACACCGACCTGCCGCTACCGGTGGACCCGCCGGGATCCGAGCACTGTGGTCGCTGCCGGGCGTGCATGGATGTCTGCCCCACCGGTGCCATCGTCGCGCCCTTTGAGCTGGATGCCCGGCTGTGCATCTCCTACCTGACCATCGAGCACGCAGGGTCGATCCCCGAGCCCCTGCGACCGCTCTTGGGCAACCGCATCTATGGTTGTGATGACTGCCAGCTGGTCTGCCCGTGGAACCGCCGCGCCGCGCTGGGGGTGGAACCGGACTTTGAGGCCCGCCACGGGCTGGATGATGTCTCCCTGGTGGATCTGTTCGCCTGGGATGAGGCCACGTTCCTCAAGCGCACCGAAGGCTCCGCCATCCGCCGCATCGGCCACGAGCGCTGGCTGCGCAACCTGGCCGTGGCCCTGGGAAATGCGGCACCCTCCGGGGAGGTGGTGACCGCCCTGGAGGCCCGGGCGGGGCACCCCTCGGAACGGGTGCGGGAGCATGTGCGTTGGGCGCTGGAGCGGCAGACCAAGTGA